In Pseudomonas fluorescens, one genomic interval encodes:
- a CDS encoding tRNA-uridine aminocarboxypropyltransferase: MHHAPNAVARLRDQREDEGIKPIQARGFRSERCRDCRVIISHCLCAWRPTVETRSGVCLIMTGKEVFKPSNTGWLIADVVRDNHAFIWSRTEPDPRMLALLNDPQWQPYLVFPGEYVEPSRVTNTVVPDSSKRPLFILLDATWTEARKIFRKSPYFDRLPILSLLPDRLSRYRLRRSTRSEHLCTAEVAALCLELAGDSDAASALDAYFDVFSQHYLGAKQQLPLNESTPAHAELLPYIRKPQAVLAP; this comes from the coding sequence ATCCATCATGCCCCCAACGCCGTAGCCCGCTTGCGTGACCAGCGCGAGGACGAAGGTATCAAGCCGATTCAGGCCCGTGGTTTTCGCTCCGAGCGTTGCCGCGACTGCCGGGTGATCATCAGCCACTGCCTGTGCGCCTGGCGGCCGACCGTCGAAACCCGTTCCGGTGTGTGTCTGATCATGACCGGCAAGGAAGTGTTCAAGCCGAGCAACACCGGTTGGTTGATCGCCGATGTGGTGCGCGACAACCACGCGTTCATCTGGTCGCGCACCGAACCCGACCCGCGGATGCTGGCGCTGCTCAACGACCCGCAATGGCAGCCGTACCTTGTATTTCCCGGCGAATATGTAGAACCGTCGCGGGTGACCAACACCGTCGTGCCCGATAGCAGCAAGCGTCCGTTGTTCATCCTGCTGGATGCGACCTGGACCGAGGCGCGCAAGATTTTCCGCAAGAGTCCGTACTTCGACCGTTTGCCGATTCTCAGCCTGCTGCCCGACAGACTCTCGCGTTATCGCCTGCGCCGCTCGACCCGCAGCGAGCACCTGTGCACCGCCGAAGTCGCGGCTTTGTGCCTGGAACTGGCCGGGGACAGCGATGCAGCGTCGGCGCTGGACGCTTACTTCGATGTGTTCAGCCAGCACTATCTGGGCGCCAAACAACAGTTGCCGCTCAACGAGTCGACTCCGGCCCACGCCGAGCTCTTGCCTTATATACGAAAGCCGCAAGCGGTGTTGGCCCCATAG
- the erdR gene encoding response regulator transcription factor ErdR, with product MATYDILIADDHPLFRSALHQAVTLGLGPDVRLVEVASIAELEARLTEKSDWDLVLLDLNMPGAFGFSGLVMLRGQYPQIPVVMVSAQEEASVMVKSREFGASGFIPKSSDLNVIQQAVRKVLDGDVFWPPQAFEAVSVSDEAKAASDGLASLTPQQFRVLTMVCEGLLNKQIAYELSVSEATIKAHVTAIFRKLNVRTRTQAALLLQQLESIPSQ from the coding sequence ATGGCCACATACGACATCCTGATTGCCGATGATCACCCTCTGTTTCGTAGCGCGCTGCATCAAGCGGTGACACTGGGCCTTGGCCCGGATGTGCGACTGGTGGAGGTGGCGAGCATCGCCGAGCTGGAAGCGCGCCTGACCGAAAAATCCGACTGGGATCTGGTCCTGCTGGACCTGAACATGCCCGGCGCGTTCGGGTTTTCCGGTCTGGTCATGCTGCGCGGGCAGTACCCGCAGATTCCGGTGGTGATGGTCTCGGCCCAGGAAGAAGCTTCGGTCATGGTCAAGTCCCGGGAGTTCGGCGCCAGTGGCTTTATTCCCAAGTCCAGCGACCTGAATGTGATTCAGCAAGCCGTGCGCAAGGTGCTCGATGGCGATGTGTTCTGGCCCCCGCAGGCGTTCGAAGCCGTCAGTGTCTCCGATGAAGCCAAAGCCGCCAGCGACGGCCTGGCCAGTCTCACCCCGCAGCAGTTCCGCGTACTGACCATGGTCTGTGAAGGCCTGCTGAACAAGCAGATTGCCTACGAGTTGAGCGTGTCCGAAGCGACCATCAAGGCCCACGTCACGGCGATCTTTCGCAAGTTGAATGTGCGCACCCGGACTCAGGCGGCATTACTTCTGCAACAACTTGAGTCAATTCCGAGCCAATAA
- a CDS encoding diacylglycerol kinase, translating into MSPFKGQTGLKRILNASGYSLDGLRAAFTGEAAFRQLVLLNVVLIPLTFFLNVSRVEQALLIAVCLLALIVELLNSAVEAAIDRISLELHPLSKNAKDMGSAAQFVALSMIALVWAVILL; encoded by the coding sequence ATGTCACCTTTCAAGGGCCAGACCGGCCTGAAACGCATCCTCAACGCATCCGGTTACTCGCTGGACGGCCTGCGCGCGGCCTTCACCGGCGAAGCCGCATTTCGCCAACTGGTGCTGCTCAATGTGGTGCTGATTCCGCTGACGTTCTTCCTGAATGTCAGTCGCGTCGAACAGGCACTGCTGATCGCCGTGTGCCTGCTGGCGCTGATCGTCGAGTTGCTGAATTCGGCGGTGGAAGCGGCGATTGACCGCATTTCGCTGGAACTGCACCCGCTGTCGAAGAACGCCAAGGACATGGGCAGCGCCGCGCAATTCGTGGCCCTGAGCATGATTGCCCTGGTGTGGGCGGTGATTCTGCTTTAA
- a CDS encoding LysR family transcriptional regulator, translating into MRFTLRQLQVFVAVAQQESVSRAAGLLNLSQSAASTSITELERQSSCQLFDRAGKRLSLNALGKQLLPQAVALLDQSKEIEDLLNGKSGFGSLSVGATLTIGNYLATLLIGGFMQRHPESQVKLHVQNTANIVHQVAHYEIDLGLIEGDCSHPDIEVQSWVEDELVVFCAPEHPLAKRGSATMEELTHEAWILREQGSGTRLTFDQAMRHHRSALNIRLELEHTEAIKRAVESGLGIGCISRLALRDAFRRGSLVAVETPDLDLARQFYFIWHKQKYQTSAMREFLDLCRAFTAGVQRSDEIVLPSIA; encoded by the coding sequence ATGCGATTTACTCTTCGTCAACTGCAAGTCTTCGTCGCCGTCGCCCAGCAGGAGAGCGTATCCCGTGCTGCGGGTCTGCTCAACCTCTCGCAATCGGCGGCGAGCACCTCGATCACCGAACTGGAGCGCCAGTCCAGCTGCCAGCTGTTCGACCGCGCCGGCAAACGCCTGAGCCTGAACGCCCTCGGTAAACAGCTGTTGCCGCAAGCGGTGGCACTGCTCGACCAGTCCAAGGAAATCGAAGACCTGCTCAACGGCAAATCCGGTTTCGGCTCACTCTCGGTGGGCGCCACCCTGACCATCGGCAATTATCTGGCGACCCTGTTGATCGGCGGCTTCATGCAGCGCCACCCGGAAAGCCAGGTAAAACTGCACGTACAGAACACTGCCAATATCGTGCATCAAGTCGCTCATTACGAAATTGATCTGGGTCTAATCGAAGGCGACTGCAGCCATCCGGACATCGAAGTGCAGAGCTGGGTGGAAGATGAACTGGTGGTGTTTTGCGCGCCGGAGCACCCTCTGGCCAAACGTGGCAGCGCGACCATGGAAGAGTTGACGCACGAAGCGTGGATTCTGCGTGAACAGGGTTCCGGCACGCGCCTGACCTTTGATCAGGCCATGCGGCACCATCGCAGTGCGCTGAATATCCGCCTGGAGCTAGAGCACACCGAAGCGATCAAACGCGCGGTGGAATCAGGGTTGGGGATTGGCTGTATTTCACGGCTGGCGCTGCGTGATGCGTTTCGACGCGGCAGCCTGGTGGCGGTGGAAACCCCGGATCTGGATCTGGCCCGGCAGTTCTACTTCATCTGGCACAAGCAGAAATACCAGACGTCGGCCATGCGCGAGTTTCTCGATCTGTGCCGCGCCTTCACCGCCGGGGTGCAGCGCAGCGACGAGATCGTCTTGCCGAGTATCGCTTAA
- the fpr gene encoding ferredoxin-NADP reductase: protein MSNMNHERVLSVHHWNDTLFSFKCTRDPGLRFENGQFVMIGLQQPNGRPLMRAYSIASPNWEEHLEFFSIKVQDGPLTSQLQHLKEGDEIIISKKPTGTLVLDDLNPGKHLYLLSTGTGLAPFMSVIQDPETYERFEKVILVHGVRYVNEVAYREFITEHLPQNEFFGEALRDKLIYYPTVTREPFENQGRLTDLMRSGKLFSDIGLPPINPQDDRAMICGSPSMLDETSEVLDSFGLKISARMREPGDYLIERAFVEK from the coding sequence ATGAGCAACATGAACCACGAGCGTGTCCTCAGTGTTCATCACTGGAACGACACTCTGTTCAGCTTCAAGTGCACCCGTGATCCGGGCCTGCGCTTCGAGAACGGTCAGTTCGTGATGATCGGCCTGCAACAGCCCAACGGCCGCCCGCTTATGCGCGCTTACTCGATCGCCAGCCCGAACTGGGAAGAGCATCTCGAGTTCTTCAGCATCAAGGTGCAGGATGGTCCGCTGACCTCGCAGCTGCAGCACCTGAAGGAAGGCGACGAGATCATCATCTCGAAGAAGCCTACCGGCACCCTGGTGCTGGACGACCTGAACCCGGGCAAGCATCTGTATCTGCTGAGCACCGGCACCGGTCTGGCGCCGTTCATGAGCGTGATCCAGGACCCGGAAACCTACGAGCGCTTTGAAAAAGTGATCCTGGTGCACGGCGTACGCTACGTCAACGAAGTCGCCTACCGCGAATTCATCACCGAGCACCTGCCGCAGAACGAGTTCTTCGGTGAAGCGCTGCGTGACAAGCTGATCTACTACCCGACCGTGACCCGCGAGCCGTTCGAGAACCAGGGCCGTCTGACCGACCTGATGCGCAGCGGCAAGCTGTTCAGCGACATCGGTCTGCCACCGATCAACCCGCAGGACGACCGCGCAATGATCTGCGGCAGCCCGAGCATGCTCGACGAGACCAGCGAAGTGCTCGACAGCTTCGGGCTGAAGATCTCGGCGCGGATGCGCGAGCCGGGTGACTACCTGATCGAGCGTGCGTTCGTCGAGAAGTAA